The Symphalangus syndactylus isolate Jambi chromosome 3, NHGRI_mSymSyn1-v2.1_pri, whole genome shotgun sequence genome has a segment encoding these proteins:
- the POU2AF2 gene encoding POU domain class 2-associating factor 2 — protein sequence MPGSPVTSGYYGVRRSFLSDSDFHNSKQFSNDVYTSSVGKPFPCESSAGQSHAALLEPYFPQEPYGDYRPPALTPNAGSLFSASPLPPLLPPPFPGDPAHFLFRDSWEQTLPDGLSQPDPVSADALQTLPPSTSCLSQLESGSIAQHRGSSWGTSLAGTQSYSLHALEDLHHTPGYPTPPPYPFTPFMTVSNDLPPKVGPLSPDEEADTGSLHDPSPWVKEDGSIAWGSYECRRAY from the exons GTTCGCCGGTCACGTCAGGTTACTACGGTGTCAGAAGATCTTTCTTATCTGACTCAGACTTCCACAACAGTAAACAGTTTTCAAATGACGTCTACACCTCCAGCGTGGGGAAGCCGTTTCCCTGTGAGTCCTCCGCAGGCCAGAGCCATGCGGCCCTCCTGGAGCCCTACTTCCCCCAGGAGCCCTACGGAGACTACCGGCCTCCGGCGCTGACGCCCAACGCGGGCTCTCTGTTCAGCGCCTCGCCCCTGCCACCGCTCCTGCCGCCGCCCTTCCCCGGAGACCCAGCTCACTTCCTGTTT AGGGACTCATGGGAGCAGACGTTGCCCGACGGTCTCAGCCAGCCCGACCCTGTGTCTGCCGATGCCCTGCAGACCTTGCCACCCAGCACGAGTTGCCTCTCCCAGCTTGAGTCCGGGAGCATCGCCCAGCACAGGGGCTCCAGCTGGGGGACCTCCCTGGCTGGGACTCAGTCCTACTCGCTGCATGCTCTGGAAGATCTGCACCACACTCCAGGGTACCCTACCCCGCCTCCTTACCCCTTCACCCCTTTCATGACAGTGTCAAACGACCTACCGCCTAAGGTGGGGCCGCTCTCCCCAGATGAGGAAGCAGACACCGGTTCCCTCCATGACCCTTCTCCTTGGGTGAAAGAAGACGGGAGTATTGCCTGGGGGTCATATGAATGCCGCAGAGCTTATTGA
- the POU2AF3 gene encoding POU class 2 homeobox associating factor 3: protein MSEKPKVYQGVRVKITVKELLQQRRAHQAASGGTRSGGSSVRLSEPVAPSSAGLYFEPEPISSTPNYFQRGEFSSCVSCEENSSCLDQIFDSYLQTEMHPEPLLNSTQSAPHHFPDGFQATPFCFNQSLIPGSPSNSSILSGSLDYSYSPVQLPSYAPENYNSPASLDTRTCGYPPEDHSYHHLSSHAQYSCFSPATTSICYCASCEAEDLDAFQAAEYFYPSTDCVDFAPSAAATSDFYKRETNCDICYS from the exons ATGTCAG AAAAACCGAAGGTGTATCAAGGTGTCCGAGTGAAGATCACAGTGAAGGAGCTGCTGCAGCAAAGACGGGCACATCAGGCGGCCTCCGGGGGAACG CGGTCCGGAGGCAGCAGTGTCCGCCTTTCAGAACCAGTTGCACCATCTTCTGCAG gACTGTATTTTGAGCCTGAACCAATTTCTTCCACGCCCAATTATTTTCAACGGGGAGAATTTTCCAGTTGTGTTTCATGTGAAGAAAACTCAAGCTGCCTTGACCAGATCTTTGATTCCTACCTTCAGACAGAGATGCACCCAGAGCCTTTGCTCAATTCCACACAAAGTGCTCCACACCATTTCCCAGACGGCTTCCAGGCCACCCCTTTCTGCTTTAACCAGAGCCTG ATCCCAGGATCACCTTCAAATTCCTCCATTCTCTCTGGCTCCTTAGACTACAGTTACTCACCAGTGCAGCTGCCTTCATATGCTCCAGAGAATTACAATTCCCCTGCTTCTCTGGACACCAGAACCTGTGGCTACCCCCCAGAGGACCATTCCTACCACCACTTGTCCTCACACGCCCAGTACAGCTGCTTCTCCCCAGCCACCACCTCCATCTGCTACTGCGCATCATGTGAGGCCGAGGACTTGGATGCTTTCCAGGCGGCAGAGTACTTCTACCCGAGCACAGACTGTGTGGACTTTGCCCCCTCAGCAGCCGCCACCAGTGATTTCTATAAGAGGGAAACAAACTGTGACATCTGCTATAGTTAA